A genome region from Pygocentrus nattereri isolate fPygNat1 chromosome 6, fPygNat1.pri, whole genome shotgun sequence includes the following:
- the sp5a gene encoding transcription factor Sp5a: protein MAAVAVLRNDTLQAFLQDRTPNSSPENSKHSPLALLAATCNRIGHHHGSNPAEFLQVPYETTLGSPSRIFHPWSNEANPPSNSSFGLSSKPQLTAHLQGSYTSHHELPLTPPADPTYPYDFSPVKMLPCSMQSTCPPTYVPAVTYAAPTPIPPAMPGFVAGHSGLVHQQQRQLSPNPGEDIPWWSLQQGNPVSHPSSLAPHRFPIQRSLVLGHTDFAQYQSQIAALLHTKSPLATARRCRRCRCPNCQSSSGSNEEPGKKKQHVCHIPGCGKVYGKTSHLKAHLRWHSGERPFVCNWLFCGKSFTRSDELQRHLRTHTGEKRFVCPDCCKRFMRSDHLAKHVKTHQNKKGKPHEKPAEHHVKREDTRHL from the exons ATGGCAGCAGTGGCTGTGCTGAGAAACGACACTCTCCAGGCATTTCTGCAG GACCGTACTCCGAACTCCTCGCCGGAAAACAGCAAGCATTCCCCTCTGGCACTCTTAGCAGCTACGTGTAACCGGATCGGCCACCACCACGGCTCCAACCCGGCGGAGTTCCTCCAAGTCCCGTACGAAACCACGCTCGGGTCCCCGTCGCGGATTTTCCACCCATGGAGTAACGAGGCGAACCCCCCGTCTAACTCCTCGTTCGGACTATCCTCCAAACCGCAGCTCACGGCGCACCTGCAGGGATCCTACACGTCCCACCATGAGCTGCCGCTGACCCCACCGGCCGACCCCACGTACCCGTACGACTTCTCCCCGGTCAAGATGCTGCCGTGCTCCATGCAGTCCACCTGCCCGCCCACCTACGTCCCCGCCGTCACGTACGCGGCGCCCACCCCGATCCCGCCCGCCATGCCTGGCTTCGTGGCGGGACACTCGGGCCTGGTCCACCAGCAGCAGAGGCAGCTGTCCCCCAACCCCGGGGAGGACATCCCCTGGTGGAGCCTCCAGCAGGGCAACCCAGTGAGCCACCCGTCGTCGCTCGCGCCTCACCGCTTCCCCATCCAGAGGAGCCTGGTGTTGGGGCACACGGACTTTGCGCAGTACCAGAGCCAAATCGCTGCGCTCCTGCACACCAAATCCCCTCTGGCCACGGCCCGCCGCTGCCGCCGCTGCCGCTGCCCCAACTGCCAGTCCTCCAGCGGCTCCAACGAGGAGCCCGGCAAGAAGAAGCAGCACGTGTGCCACATCCCGGGCTGCGGCAAGGTCTACGGCAAAACGTCACACCTGAAGGCGCACCTGCGCTGGCACTCGGGCGAAAGGCCGTTCGTGTGCAACTGGCTCTTCTGTGGCAAGAGCTTCACGCGCTCGGACGAGCTGCAGAGGCACCTCAGGACACACACTGGCGAGAAGAGGTTCGTGTGTCCGGACTGCTGCAAGAGGTTCATGAGGAGCGACCACCTGGCCAAGCACGTAAAGACGCATCAGAACAAGAAGGGCAAACCTCACGAAAAGCCCGCCGAGCACCACGTTAAACGGGAGGACACGAGACACCTATAA